In Bacteroidota bacterium, one genomic interval encodes:
- a CDS encoding SdiA-regulated domain-containing protein: protein MKSGVRLIIVGFFSLLASCRPEPIVVDYSIILDSYELSIAEPSGLAFSTDKESLYTVSDRGMLYQISLTGNTIKELPFAGDDFEGVTVNPLTSDIYVIEEGKGKLNKLDNKGVFQESYNILDNSGNSGLEGLTYDVSRNVFYMLKEKSDGLLIKYSVTDGSQTEIKLNFAYDYSGIFYNSSTDKLWIVSDESKTLTQCTNSGQKIKEYKLPISGVEGVVVNNEETEAYLVSDPNNMLYKINLIE, encoded by the coding sequence ATGAAAAGTGGAGTGAGATTAATAATTGTTGGATTCTTTTCATTATTGGCATCATGCCGACCGGAACCAATAGTGGTTGATTATTCAATTATATTAGATTCGTATGAATTGAGTATAGCAGAACCCTCAGGTTTAGCATTCTCAACTGATAAGGAATCTTTATATACTGTAAGCGACCGTGGAATGCTTTATCAAATTTCTTTAACAGGTAATACAATTAAAGAGCTCCCTTTTGCAGGCGATGACTTTGAAGGAGTTACAGTAAATCCGTTAACTTCTGACATATATGTGATTGAAGAAGGTAAAGGGAAGTTGAATAAGCTAGATAATAAAGGTGTTTTTCAGGAGAGCTATAATATTCTGGACAATTCGGGTAACAGTGGTTTAGAGGGACTTACTTACGATGTAAGCCGTAATGTGTTTTATATGCTGAAAGAGAAATCAGATGGATTACTAATAAAATATTCTGTGACAGATGGTAGTCAAACGGAAATCAAATTAAATTTTGCTTACGACTATTCCGGGATATTTTATAACAGCTCAACAGACAAATTATGGATTGTTAGCGATGAGTCGAAAACATTAACTCAATGCACAAACTCCGGACAAAAAATCAAAGAATATAAATTACCGATTTCAGGTGTTGAAGGAGTGGTTGT